One region of Culex pipiens pallens isolate TS chromosome 2, TS_CPP_V2, whole genome shotgun sequence genomic DNA includes:
- the LOC120417225 gene encoding collagenase-like, with protein sequence MWHKVIIISALSVAAATCFSQLRIINGQQASPGQFPYQARLSMIFKPEVPPHPSSCGGSLISDRWILTAAHCLEDAESALVHLGSVEFNCSRCLICLSSEFVVHENYQTIDGKTINDVGLVKLPYVLEFNYYVQAIALARTDEDFLNQGVVVSGWGKTTDGPLEYSPFLQYVRMNVISNKLCVKTYFEEVIKHSTICAIGKDGRSGCQGDSGGPLVVSGQNPLLVGVVNFGSKHGCAVGFPSVFARVSEFVDWIEDKTGSLN encoded by the coding sequence ATGTGGCACAAAGTGATCATCATCTCTGCGCTTTCAGTAGCAGCTGCGACTTGCTTCAGTCAGCTCCGGATCATCAACGGCCAACAGGCCTCTCCCGGCCAGTTTCCGTACCAGGCGCGCCTAAGCATGATCTTCAAGCCAGAAGTTCCGCCGCATCCCAGCTCCTGCGGTGGAAGCCTCATAAGTGATCGCTGGATCCTAACGGCAGCCCACTGCCTGGAGGACGCTGAATCTGCGTTGGTGCATTTGGGCAGCGTCGAGTTCAACTGTTCGCGGTGTCTGATCTGTTTGAGCAGTGAGTTTGTGGTGCACGAAAATTATCAAACAATCGATGGCAAAACGATAAACGACGTTGGGTTGGTGAAGCTTCCCTACGTGTTGGAGTTCAACTATTACGTTCAAGCGATCGCGTTGGCAAGAACCGATGAAGACTTTTTGAACCAGGGGGTTGTCGTGAGCGGTTGGGGCAAGACGACTGATGGACCGCTGGAGTATTCGCCGTTTTTGCAGTACGTTCGCATGAATGTGATCAGTAATAAGCTGTGTGTGAAGACTTACTTCGAGGAGGTCATTAAACATTCGACGATCTGTGCCATTGGAAAGGATGGACGATCGGGGTGTCAAGGTGATTCCGGAGGTCCGTTGGTGGTTTCAGGACAGAATCCGCTGCTGGTTGGTGTGGTCAATTTTGGAAGTAAACATGGTTGCGCTGTAGGATTTCCAAGTGTTTTTGCTCGTGTTTCCGAATTTGTAGATTGGATTGAGGATAAAACAGGAAGTTTGAACTAA